A single region of the Sphingomonas crocodyli genome encodes:
- a CDS encoding helix-turn-helix domain-containing protein: MDRSGIDALSERQKQILRLVWQHLSSKDIARELGISPNTVDQHVRFAIRLLGAKDRFDAARQLNVTDNVTPQSLGIIPQNLADHADSDSFSSSVERRERQGIYEMGEAQQPYLVAAGPAHLWRLPLPERGRERNDLSSTQRMAWFLILGLIWTMLAIGSVLGLAALSRLIN, translated from the coding sequence ATGGACCGATCCGGCATCGACGCGCTCAGCGAACGTCAGAAGCAGATCCTTCGTCTCGTCTGGCAACATCTTTCGTCGAAAGACATTGCCCGCGAACTTGGCATTTCGCCCAACACTGTCGACCAGCACGTCCGTTTCGCCATCCGATTGCTGGGCGCGAAGGACCGGTTCGATGCCGCCCGTCAGCTCAATGTTACGGACAATGTAACTCCCCAATCGCTGGGGATCATACCGCAAAACCTTGCCGATCACGCCGATTCGGACAGTTTCTCGTCCTCAGTCGAGCGGCGAGAACGCCAGGGGATTTACGAGATGGGGGAAGCGCAGCAGCCATATCTGGTCGCTGCCGGACCCGCCCATCTCTGGCGCCTCCCGCTCCCGGAACGAGGGAGAGAGCGCAATGACCTGAGCAGCACGCAGCGAATGGCCTGGTTTCTGATTCTGGGGCTGATCTGGACCATGCTGGCCATCGGTTCGGTCCTCGGGCTGGCCGCCCTGAGCCGCCTCATCAACTAA
- a CDS encoding cupin domain-containing protein → MNGKIGLVAALAIIGAAGIGNAAGTAQTGRTPLFQNPQARVWKSVIAPNSPLPFHRHEHPRALIALKGGTMKILEATGESELHEWKAGQAYWLPANVPGTTHQDVNVGNEPIEVIVVELSKES, encoded by the coding sequence ATGAACGGGAAGATCGGGCTGGTCGCGGCGCTGGCGATCATTGGGGCTGCGGGCATCGGCAATGCGGCCGGAACCGCGCAGACCGGGCGCACGCCCCTGTTCCAGAATCCGCAGGCGCGGGTGTGGAAATCGGTGATCGCGCCAAACAGCCCCCTGCCCTTCCATCGCCACGAACATCCCCGCGCGCTGATCGCGCTCAAGGGCGGGACGATGAAGATCCTCGAGGCGACCGGCGAAAGCGAGCTGCACGAATGGAAGGCGGGCCAGGCCTATTGGCTGCCCGCCAATGTGCCGGGCACGACGCATCAGGACGTCAATGTCGGTAACGAACCGATCGAGGTGATCGTCGTCGAGCTTTCGAAGGAAAGCTGA
- a CDS encoding amidase yields the protein MGLLVAASLLSVGASPPAFDVTEASIADLDTALADGRVTSRHLVEAYLARIAAYDRAGPRLNAIVRTNPKALAEADAFDRERRTKGPRGPLHGVPILVKDNYDTAGMPTSGGTLALATLQPTADAEQVAMLRKAGAIIIGKTTMHELAAGTTTVSSLTGYSRNPYDPARSPGGSSGGTGAAVAASFAAAGMGSDTCGSIRIPSAYQNLVGLRATSGLSSTKGVMPLSHTQDVAGPLARSVDDLAIMLDATVPDRVDGKSRGSYRAALRGDGLKGARIGVLRGYFGPVPDYKEGQDLVDRALGQMRDAGADLTDVTIPGLDDMLADSALILHEFKYDLAAYLAAQPYPPVASLSQILALGLQHDELDARFRQRDAPAQRDEAAYARAMEKRAAVRAAVLKLMAEQHLDAILYPTTLRRPPLIGGDESGILPSCQLSASAGLPVIAIPAGLTDRALPIGLELMGAPFAEPTLLRLAYGWERVAHPRKAPFSTPPLIDGKGPAVRTFATAAGSASARFRYDPTTGALDVTAEAGVAAPDVIALTIHRGAADGAPGPVLANLILPGSANGTAHMVLPARDRAELLGGRLYLALYTRTAPLGSGQAVIVPYP from the coding sequence ATGGGGCTTCTCGTGGCGGCCTCGCTGCTATCGGTCGGTGCATCGCCTCCGGCCTTCGACGTGACCGAGGCGTCGATCGCCGATCTCGATACGGCGCTGGCGGACGGCCGCGTCACTTCGCGCCACCTGGTCGAAGCCTATCTCGCGCGGATCGCGGCTTATGATCGTGCGGGGCCGCGCCTCAACGCGATTGTCCGCACCAATCCCAAGGCGCTGGCCGAGGCCGACGCGTTCGATCGCGAGCGGCGGACCAAGGGGCCGCGCGGGCCGCTCCACGGCGTGCCGATTCTGGTGAAGGACAATTACGATACTGCCGGCATGCCGACGAGCGGCGGCACGCTCGCGCTTGCCACGCTGCAGCCCACAGCCGATGCCGAACAGGTTGCGATGCTCCGCAAGGCCGGCGCGATCATCATCGGCAAGACGACCATGCACGAACTGGCGGCGGGCACGACCACCGTCTCCTCGCTGACCGGCTATAGCCGCAACCCTTATGATCCCGCGCGCTCGCCCGGCGGATCGAGCGGGGGCACGGGCGCTGCGGTCGCGGCCAGCTTCGCGGCGGCGGGGATGGGCAGCGATACGTGCGGGTCGATCCGCATCCCGTCGGCCTATCAGAACCTTGTCGGCCTGCGCGCGACCAGCGGGCTTTCGAGCACGAAGGGCGTGATGCCGCTGTCGCATACGCAGGACGTGGCGGGGCCGCTCGCCCGTTCGGTCGACGATCTCGCGATCATGCTCGACGCCACCGTGCCCGATCGCGTCGACGGCAAGTCGCGCGGCTCCTACCGCGCTGCGCTGCGCGGCGATGGGTTGAAGGGTGCGCGCATCGGCGTGCTGCGCGGCTATTTCGGGCCGGTGCCCGATTATAAGGAGGGGCAGGATCTGGTCGATCGCGCGCTCGGCCAGATGCGCGATGCGGGTGCGGACCTGACCGACGTGACGATCCCCGGCCTCGACGACATGCTGGCGGACAGCGCGCTGATCCTGCACGAGTTCAAATATGATCTGGCCGCCTATCTGGCGGCGCAGCCTTATCCGCCCGTCGCGTCGCTGTCGCAGATCCTGGCGCTGGGTCTCCAGCACGACGAACTCGATGCGCGCTTCCGCCAGCGTGACGCGCCCGCGCAGCGCGACGAGGCGGCCTATGCCAGGGCGATGGAGAAGCGCGCGGCGGTCCGCGCGGCGGTGCTCAAGCTGATGGCCGAACAGCATCTCGACGCGATCCTCTATCCCACAACGCTGCGCCGCCCGCCGCTGATCGGCGGGGATGAGAGCGGCATCCTGCCCAGTTGCCAGCTGAGCGCATCGGCGGGCCTGCCCGTCATCGCGATCCCCGCGGGCCTCACCGATCGCGCGCTGCCGATCGGCCTCGAACTGATGGGCGCGCCCTTTGCCGAGCCGACCCTGCTGCGCCTCGCTTACGGGTGGGAGCGGGTGGCGCATCCGCGCAAAGCCCCGTTCAGCACGCCGCCTTTGATCGACGGCAAGGGACCGGCGGTGCGGACCTTCGCAACCGCGGCCGGCTCCGCCTCGGCACGCTTTCGCTACGATCCGACGACAGGCGCGCTCGACGTGACCGCCGAAGCTGGCGTGGCCGCTCCGGACGTGATCGCACTGACGATCCACCGCGGGGCCGCAGACGGGGCTCCGGGGCCGGTCCTCGCCAATCTCATCCTGCCCGGAAGCGCCAACGGGACGGCGCATATGGTGCTGCCGGCGCGCGATCGTGCGGAGTTGCTTGGCGGCAGGCTTTACCTCGCGCTCTATACGCGCACGGCGCCGCTTGGCTCCGGACAGGCAGTTATTGTTCCGTATCCGTAA
- a CDS encoding outer membrane protein, which translates to MGTLHTITSGIVALLGAAPTIAAPFSGPHVGIQLGAVERSASATIAGRTLRGSDTAFSYGALAGYDLSLGQAVVGVQVEVNGATGAVRADDGAGTFSDFDPKWGYAVSTRAGFLATPNLLLYGRLGYSAERVREVFGGPTILIVAIPPKARWLSGSQYGGGAEFALSPTTSIRAEYRRNDYTSRYKANQFLTGGIFRF; encoded by the coding sequence ATGGGAACACTTCATACGATAACTTCAGGTATCGTTGCACTATTGGGGGCGGCCCCTACCATCGCAGCGCCCTTTTCTGGCCCACATGTCGGTATTCAACTGGGTGCGGTTGAGCGTTCCGCATCCGCGACGATCGCCGGCCGCACGTTGAGGGGGAGCGATACGGCGTTCTCCTATGGCGCGCTGGCGGGCTACGATCTGTCGCTCGGGCAGGCGGTCGTCGGCGTGCAGGTCGAAGTTAATGGCGCGACAGGCGCGGTTCGGGCGGATGACGGCGCCGGCACCTTCAGCGATTTCGATCCCAAATGGGGTTATGCGGTGTCGACGCGGGCCGGATTTCTCGCGACCCCCAACCTGCTTCTCTACGGTCGGCTGGGCTATTCGGCCGAGCGAGTCCGCGAAGTGTTCGGTGGGCCGACCATCCTGATCGTGGCCATCCCGCCCAAGGCGAGGTGGCTGAGCGGATCGCAATATGGCGGCGGGGCCGAGTTCGCGCTGTCGCCGACGACGTCGATCCGCGCCGAATATCGCCGGAACGACTATACGAGCCGCTACAAGGCGAACCAGTTTCTGACCGGTGGCATTTTCCGGTTCTGA
- a CDS encoding nuclear transport factor 2 family protein, whose protein sequence is MPQDIQRVVDERAIEKLVLGYAHGVDTRSPESFTAQFTPDARLFGAGFEYKGADLAKIPPQLNRYVRTYHTVLNKRISVEGDSGAGEIYSLAHHLTPRDDGKHDDFVMHITYHDRYARTADGWRIAERQVVTEFTEDRIVDRKI, encoded by the coding sequence ATGCCGCAGGATATTCAGCGCGTCGTGGACGAGCGCGCGATCGAGAAATTGGTGCTGGGTTATGCGCATGGCGTCGACACGCGCAGCCCGGAGAGCTTCACCGCGCAGTTCACGCCCGATGCCCGGCTGTTCGGTGCGGGCTTCGAATATAAGGGCGCCGATCTCGCGAAGATTCCGCCGCAGCTGAACCGCTATGTGCGCACCTATCACACCGTCCTGAACAAGCGGATTTCGGTGGAGGGCGATTCGGGCGCCGGCGAAATCTACTCGCTCGCGCATCACCTGACCCCGCGCGATGATGGCAAGCATGACGATTTCGTCATGCACATCACCTATCACGATCGCTACGCGCGCACCGCCGATGGCTGGCGGATCGCCGAGCGGCAGGTGGTGACCGAGTTTACCGAGGATCGGATCGTCGACCGGAAGATCTGA
- a CDS encoding Dabb family protein produces MFKQTALITFTPDSDAAARDALIARATEQVKADLSYVGDGLPVSFMGGDKVWHAHFADEAAWAASGIDAVLDSIEADPIVQQLDAAAYAVSRFAVPQPGLTDGVYRALFLSFFKEVDPAIEKQFADETAAMPDYIDTIVNWALNPVVKARGAKTWHYVWEQEYASLDGLRGLYMSSAYHWGHVDRWFDCEMPEFMIDDRLCHSASTLTKSVMADYAR; encoded by the coding sequence ATGTTTAAGCAGACCGCGCTCATCACCTTTACCCCCGATAGCGACGCCGCCGCGCGCGACGCGCTGATCGCCCGCGCGACCGAGCAGGTGAAGGCCGATCTCAGCTATGTGGGCGACGGCCTGCCCGTCAGCTTCATGGGCGGCGACAAGGTGTGGCACGCGCATTTCGCCGACGAGGCCGCCTGGGCCGCGAGCGGGATCGATGCGGTGCTGGACAGCATCGAGGCCGATCCGATCGTGCAGCAGCTCGACGCGGCGGCCTATGCCGTCTCGCGCTTCGCGGTGCCGCAGCCGGGCCTAACCGACGGCGTCTATCGCGCGCTGTTCCTCAGCTTCTTCAAAGAGGTCGATCCCGCGATCGAGAAGCAGTTCGCCGACGAGACCGCGGCGATGCCCGATTATATCGATACGATCGTCAACTGGGCGCTTAACCCGGTGGTGAAGGCGCGCGGGGCGAAGACGTGGCACTATGTCTGGGAACAGGAATATGCCTCGCTCGATGGCTTGCGCGGGCTCTACATGTCGAGCGCCTATCATTGGGGGCATGTCGATCGCTGGTTCGACTGCGAAATGCCCGAGTTCATGATCGACGACCGGCTGTGCCACAGCGCCAGCACGCTCACGAAAAGCGTGATGGCTGATTACGCGCGTTAA
- a CDS encoding response regulator, whose product MMYGGYDFARTADGLVPVRASMGLIGTGASVGGVPSARETSVLDDLTFDSRMLFVEDDEHIADVIGIMLEDLGFDLTHAPSGEEALSILDRDKHGFDIIMTDIVMGGISGVSLAKKIRSMHPRLPIILASGYSDEIIGGYSGGFELIRKPFSRRELIACLARHLKADGAA is encoded by the coding sequence ATGATGTACGGCGGTTACGATTTCGCGCGCACTGCGGACGGGCTTGTGCCCGTCCGCGCCTCGATGGGCCTGATCGGCACGGGGGCTTCGGTCGGTGGTGTGCCGAGCGCGCGCGAAACCTCCGTGCTCGACGATCTGACCTTCGATTCCCGCATGCTGTTCGTCGAGGATGACGAGCATATCGCCGACGTGATCGGCATCATGCTGGAGGATCTGGGCTTCGATCTGACCCACGCCCCGAGCGGCGAAGAGGCGCTGTCGATCCTCGATCGCGACAAGCACGGGTTTGACATCATCATGACCGATATCGTCATGGGCGGGATCAGCGGGGTCAGCCTCGCCAAGAAGATCCGGTCGATGCACCCGCGCCTGCCGATCATCCTCGCATCGGGCTATAGCGACGAGATTATCGGCGGCTATAGCGGCGGCTTCGAACTGATCCGCAAGCCCTTCTCGCGGCGCGAGTTGATCGCCTGCCTTGCGCGCCACCTGAAAGCCGACGGCGCCGCTTGA
- a CDS encoding pyruvate dehydrogenase complex E1 component subunit beta, giving the protein MPIELKMPALSPTMEEGTLAKWLVKEGDAVKSGDILAEIETDKATMEFEAIDEGTIASIAVAEGTEGVKVGTVIATLVEEGEDASAAAKPAPKKEEPKAEAPKEAPAPASEEEKPKKAESATHAMVAAVVDTNEAPEVPEGTELVKTTVREALRDAMAEEMRADGDVFVMGEEVAQYQGAYKVTQGLLDEFGDKRVIDTPITEYGFAGIGSGAAMGGLKPIIEFMTFNFAMQAIDHIINSAAKTNYMSGGQMRCPIVFRGPNGAAARVGAQHSQNYAPWYAAVPGLIVIAPYSAADAKGLLKAAIRSPDPVVFLENELLYGQSFDVPKLDDYVLPIGKARVAKAGNDVTIVSYSIGVGLALEAAKQLEGEGIDAEVIDLRTIRPLDKATVLKSLKKTNRMVIVEEGWPVCSIASELMAIAMEDGFDDLDAPVRRVTNEDVPMPYAANLEKAALIKVSDVVGAVKSVCYKD; this is encoded by the coding sequence ATGCCGATCGAACTGAAGATGCCCGCCCTTTCCCCGACGATGGAGGAGGGCACGCTGGCCAAATGGCTCGTCAAGGAAGGCGACGCCGTCAAGTCGGGTGACATCCTGGCCGAGATCGAGACCGACAAGGCGACGATGGAATTCGAAGCCATCGACGAAGGCACGATCGCTTCGATCGCGGTGGCCGAGGGCACCGAGGGCGTGAAGGTCGGCACCGTCATCGCGACTTTGGTCGAGGAAGGCGAGGACGCATCCGCCGCCGCCAAGCCCGCACCGAAGAAGGAAGAACCCAAGGCCGAAGCGCCGAAGGAGGCCCCCGCGCCTGCTTCCGAAGAGGAAAAGCCCAAGAAGGCCGAAAGCGCCACGCACGCGATGGTCGCCGCCGTCGTGGACACCAACGAAGCGCCCGAAGTTCCCGAGGGTACCGAGCTGGTCAAGACCACGGTCCGCGAAGCGCTGCGCGACGCGATGGCCGAGGAAATGCGCGCCGACGGCGACGTCTTCGTGATGGGCGAGGAAGTCGCGCAATATCAGGGCGCCTATAAGGTCACGCAGGGCCTGCTCGACGAGTTCGGCGACAAGCGCGTCATCGACACGCCGATTACCGAATATGGCTTTGCCGGCATCGGTTCGGGCGCGGCGATGGGCGGTCTCAAGCCGATCATCGAATTCATGACGTTCAACTTCGCCATGCAGGCGATCGATCACATCATCAATTCGGCCGCCAAGACCAATTATATGTCGGGTGGCCAGATGCGTTGCCCGATCGTGTTCCGTGGCCCGAACGGCGCCGCCGCCCGCGTCGGCGCGCAGCACAGCCAGAACTATGCCCCCTGGTATGCCGCCGTCCCCGGTCTGATCGTGATCGCGCCTTATTCGGCAGCGGACGCGAAGGGCCTGCTCAAGGCCGCGATCCGATCGCCCGATCCGGTCGTGTTCCTGGAGAACGAGCTGCTCTACGGTCAGAGTTTCGATGTGCCGAAGCTCGACGATTATGTCCTGCCGATCGGGAAGGCGCGCGTCGCCAAGGCCGGCAATGACGTCACGATCGTCAGCTATTCGATCGGCGTTGGCCTGGCGCTGGAAGCCGCCAAGCAGCTGGAAGGCGAAGGCATCGACGCCGAGGTGATCGATCTGCGCACGATCCGCCCGCTCGACAAGGCGACCGTGCTCAAGAGCCTGAAGAAGACCAACCGCATGGTCATCGTCGAGGAAGGCTGGCCGGTCTGTTCGATCGCGTCGGAACTGATGGCGATCGCGATGGAAGACGGCTTCGACGATCTCGACGCGCCGGTCCGCCGCGTCACCAACGAAGACGTGCCGATGCCCTATGCCGCGAACCTGGAAAAGGCGGCGCTGATTAAGGTCAGTGACGTAGTGGGTGCGGTCAAGTCCGTGTGTTACAAGGACTAA
- the pdhA gene encoding pyruvate dehydrogenase (acetyl-transferring) E1 component subunit alpha yields the protein MAKAASPRAASPARKAPARKAPAAKAAPAATAVSNRERPADPTRYEATKTEMLEFYRQMLLIRRFEEKAGQLYGLGLIGGFCHLYIGQEAVAVGLQSALEVGKDSVITGYRDHGHMLAYGIDPKVIMAELTGRAAGISKGKGGSMHMFSVEHRFYGGHGIVGAQVSLGTGLAFKHKYAGDGGIAMAYFGDGAANQGQVYESFNMAELWKLPIIFVIENNQYAMGTSVNRASSEDQLYRRGESFRIPGIQVDGMDVLAVRGAAEEAVAWVRAGKGPILLELKTYRYRGHSMSDPAKYRSRDEVQAVRDKSDPIDHLKKELEAVGVTEDELKKLEKDIRTIVSEAADFAEEMPEPEADELYTDVLVGSY from the coding sequence TTGGCCAAAGCAGCCTCTCCGCGCGCAGCTTCCCCCGCGCGCAAAGCACCCGCCCGTAAAGCGCCCGCCGCGAAAGCTGCGCCGGCCGCCACCGCCGTCTCCAACCGCGAGCGCCCCGCCGATCCGACGCGCTATGAAGCGACCAAGACGGAGATGCTGGAATTCTACCGGCAGATGCTCCTGATCCGCCGCTTCGAGGAAAAGGCCGGCCAGCTGTACGGCCTCGGCCTGATCGGCGGCTTCTGCCACCTCTATATCGGCCAGGAGGCGGTTGCCGTCGGCCTGCAGTCGGCGCTGGAAGTCGGCAAGGATTCGGTGATCACCGGCTATCGCGATCACGGCCACATGCTCGCCTACGGCATCGATCCGAAGGTGATCATGGCCGAGCTGACCGGCCGCGCCGCCGGCATCTCGAAGGGCAAGGGCGGATCGATGCACATGTTCTCCGTGGAGCATCGCTTCTACGGCGGCCACGGCATCGTCGGCGCGCAGGTCTCGCTGGGCACCGGCCTCGCCTTCAAGCATAAATATGCCGGTGATGGCGGCATCGCGATGGCCTATTTCGGCGATGGCGCCGCGAACCAGGGCCAGGTGTATGAGAGCTTCAACATGGCGGAGCTCTGGAAACTCCCGATCATCTTCGTGATCGAGAACAACCAGTATGCGATGGGCACCAGCGTCAATCGCGCCTCGTCCGAAGATCAGCTCTATCGCCGTGGCGAGAGCTTCCGCATTCCGGGCATCCAGGTCGACGGCATGGACGTGCTCGCGGTGCGCGGCGCGGCTGAGGAAGCGGTCGCCTGGGTCCGCGCCGGCAAGGGCCCGATCCTGCTCGAACTCAAGACCTATCGCTATCGTGGCCATTCGATGTCCGATCCGGCCAAATATCGCTCGCGCGACGAAGTGCAGGCGGTTCGCGACAAATCCGACCCGATCGACCATCTCAAGAAGGAGCTGGAGGCCGTCGGCGTCACCGAGGACGAGCTGAAGAAGCTCGAAAAGGATATCCGCACGATCGTGTCCGAGGCGGCCGATTTCGCCGAGGAAATGCCGGAGCCCGAGGCCGACGAACTCTATACCGACGTGCTGGTGGGAAGCTACTGA
- a CDS encoding FtsB family cell division protein, whose product MNRAPILQMVKSAAIPAAAILIIGYFASAALIGPNGLFALGGYRAQLKDKQAQLKAAQDYRATLRHRAELLDPRHVDADYGDEIVRRTTGQVRPDEVIIPRD is encoded by the coding sequence ATGAACCGTGCGCCAATCCTTCAGATGGTCAAATCCGCTGCGATCCCCGCGGCGGCGATCCTGATCATCGGCTATTTCGCCAGCGCCGCGCTGATCGGCCCCAACGGGCTGTTCGCGCTGGGCGGCTATCGTGCGCAGCTGAAGGACAAGCAGGCGCAGCTCAAGGCCGCGCAGGATTATCGCGCGACGCTGCGCCACCGGGCCGAACTGCTCGATCCGCGCCATGTCGATGCCGATTATGGCGACGAGATCGTACGCCGCACCACAGGGCAGGTCCGCCCCGACGAAGTCATCATCCCGCGCGACTAA
- the eno gene encoding phosphopyruvate hydratase, giving the protein MTAIIEVHGRQIIDSRGNPTVEVDVLLEDGSFGRAAVPSGASTGAYEAVEKRDGGKLWLGKGVSEAVEAVNGEIAEAIVGMEAEDQSEVDLRMIELDGTANKSRLGANAILGASLAVARAAADARGLPLYRYVGGVQAQVLPVPMMNIINGGAHADNPIDFQEFMIMPVGVDSLFDAVRCGSEIFHTLKKALHEKGLATAVGDEGGFAPNLASAPDALDFIMSSIEKAGYKPGEDVVLALDCAATEFFKNGVYDFHGEGVKRSPAEMADYLAELCARYPIVSIEDGMGEDDFEGWKILTDKIGGKVQLVGDDLFVTNPKRLAQGIKDGLANSLLVKVNQIGTLTETLEAVTMAQRAGYTAVMSHRSGETEDSTIADLAVATNCGQIKTGSLARSDRLAKYNQLIRIEEQLGPIATYAGRAALKALA; this is encoded by the coding sequence ATGACCGCAATCATCGAGGTTCATGGCCGCCAGATCATCGACAGCCGCGGCAATCCGACCGTCGAGGTCGACGTGCTGCTGGAGGACGGCAGCTTCGGCCGCGCGGCGGTCCCGTCGGGGGCGTCGACCGGCGCCTATGAAGCGGTCGAAAAGCGCGACGGCGGCAAGCTTTGGCTCGGCAAGGGCGTGTCCGAAGCGGTCGAGGCCGTGAACGGCGAGATCGCCGAAGCGATCGTCGGCATGGAGGCCGAGGACCAGTCCGAGGTCGATCTGCGCATGATCGAGCTGGACGGCACCGCAAACAAGAGCCGCCTGGGCGCGAACGCGATCCTGGGCGCGAGCCTTGCGGTCGCCCGCGCCGCCGCCGATGCGCGCGGCCTGCCGCTCTATCGCTATGTCGGCGGCGTCCAGGCGCAGGTGCTGCCGGTGCCGATGATGAACATCATCAACGGCGGCGCGCATGCCGACAACCCGATCGACTTCCAGGAATTCATGATCATGCCGGTGGGCGTGGACAGCCTGTTCGACGCGGTCCGCTGCGGCTCGGAAATCTTCCACACGCTCAAGAAGGCGCTGCACGAAAAGGGTCTGGCCACCGCGGTCGGCGACGAAGGCGGCTTCGCCCCCAACCTCGCCTCGGCCCCCGACGCGCTCGACTTCATCATGTCGTCGATCGAAAAGGCCGGCTACAAGCCCGGCGAGGACGTGGTGCTGGCGCTAGATTGCGCGGCGACCGAATTCTTCAAGAACGGCGTCTATGATTTCCACGGCGAAGGCGTGAAGCGTTCGCCCGCCGAAATGGCCGATTATCTGGCCGAACTGTGCGCCCGTTACCCGATCGTCTCGATCGAGGACGGCATGGGTGAGGACGATTTCGAAGGCTGGAAAATCCTGACCGACAAGATCGGCGGCAAGGTGCAGCTGGTCGGCGACGATCTGTTCGTCACCAACCCGAAGCGTCTGGCGCAGGGCATCAAGGACGGCCTCGCCAACTCGCTGCTCGTGAAGGTCAACCAGATCGGCACGCTCACCGAAACGCTGGAAGCCGTCACGATGGCGCAGCGCGCGGGCTACACCGCCGTCATGTCGCACCGTTCGGGTGAGACCGAGGATTCGACGATCGCCGACCTCGCCGTCGCCACCAACTGCGGCCAGATCAAGACCGGCTCGCTCGCGCGTTCGGACCGGCTTGCCAAGTATAACCAGCTGATCCGCATCGAGGAGCAGCTTGGCCCGATCGCCACCTATGCCGGCCGCGCCGCGCTGAAGGCGCTGGCCTGA